The nucleotide sequence GGAACTCGAAGTCGTCGCGGATGAGCCCGCGACGCTCGAACCCGCCCCGGAACTCGAAGAAGACTGGGGCGAGTGACGACGTTACCTTTTCGAGCAGACACCGACGACCAGCCCTAGCCCTCCCGCCAGATGACCGTGACCGTCGCGTCGTCTGTCTCGACGGTGTCATGAGAGAGACCGCGATCGTCGAGTTTCGGATAGAGGTGCTGTGGCGCGCGATCGTTGTACTGGACCAGTACTTCGTCCTCGGCGAGGTCGGCCGTCGCTTCCAGCGTTTTCTGCAACGGCTTGGGCGGGCCGAGGTTCCGAACGTCCAATTCGATGCTTGAGCGACCGCCCGGGGCCTCACTCGCCGCCACCGGATCCTCGGCGTTCATGGCGATCCCTCCGTGAGGGCATCGGGACCTGGAACTTCGCCAGTCTCCTCGAAGATATCTTCAAGACGCTGGAGGTCGTCGTTCAGCGACTCGCTCTCGTTGTGCATCTCGGCGACACGGACCCGAACGAGATCGTAGTCGTGACGCTCGGAAAGTCCGTTCCAGGCCCGGAACGCGCCGATCGCCAGGGAATTGCCCGCCGGACAGAACTCCGTCGTCGGCGTGAACTCCGCCCTGAGGACGCCATCTTCGTCGGCGTCCTCAGCGTAGCGAAAGCCAGCCATCGGGTGGCGTGTGTCGAGATTCAGCTTCGCCAGGTTGTAGCCGAAGGTCATGTCGTAGACGCCGCGTTCCTCGAAGAGGTCCCAGGTCGTCGCGTGAAAGTCGACGTGGTCTTCGCCCGCCAGGACGTCGTGCCCGTCGAGAAATGCGTCCGGTTCAGGCACATTCTCGGGGACAAACGACCCTTCCTCGTCGAACGTGTCGCTGCTTGCACCGAGTCGCTTCATGGTTTCACGTATGTCTCCGGGGCCCCCGGAGGTTGTGCCGAACGTGTTCGGGTTGCTTGCTGATATCGTCCTCTCACGCCGGTTGTCGTCAGGCGTCCTCGGCTGGCCCAGCCGACAGCGACGGGAGCAATAGCCCACTCAGCGAGTGCGGTCCGTGGTGGCGGACAGTGAGCGCGAGGTTGAGGGCGACGATGACAAAGCCAGCCCCAATAGCAACGACCCCTGCGAGTTCGATCGTGGAACCGACGTCTATGACTCCGCTGACGGCCTGAACGAGCACGCCAGCCAGGAGGACGACCAAATCCGCGCCGGCGAGCCGGCTGTCGTAGAGGTCTTCGACCATCGGCACGGGCTCGTAGCCGATGCGGTCGCTGTAGGTTTCCAGCCAGACCAGGAACGGCACAATGTGATACAATGTGCCGATGACGACGAACCCGAGCACGCCGACCAGCAGGACGGGCTCACTTGCCGGCGTACCGAGCACTGTCAGGCGGTTGGTCGGTTCGGCCAGCCAGGCCGGCAGTGTCAGCCCCGCCCAGGTGACCATTGCGACTGCCACGACCGCGTATCGCCTGAGAACGGTCGATATCTCGGTCCGGGCCCGGAATAGCTTCCGGGCGAGATAGAGTCCAACGATGGCGATCGATCCAGTCACGAAGACGACACCGATCCGGGCGACCGTGGCCTGACTGAGCAGTCGACCCAGGGCCAGGGCGGCGACGCCGAACGGGTACGCGACGAGTTCGCCGCGCTGGACGAGCCTGTCGAGGCGGTCGTCGTCAGCCTGCGTGAACATCTCGCCGAGTTGGTAGAGCGCGCCGATCACCGTCGTCAGAAAGGCCCCGAAGACGGCGACGGTCACGTGCGCGCTCGCCACGCCGGTTCGGGTGATCGCACGATCGACGAACAGCGGCTGGGTGTAATCAAGCGAGAGGAGGTACCCCAGTATCGTCAGGACAAAGAAAGCCAGCAGCGCGATGGCGAAGTGCCACTCCGTGATGTCGAGGGGCCGCGCCCGCCAGAGCGTTCGTGCGATGTTGTAGACGAATACCCAGATCCCGGCGACAAGCAAGGTGCCGGCGACGTGCAACATCGTCAGTTCGGCGGTAAGCATCGACGCGACGAAGCCGATCAGGCCGGCGACGACCAGCCAGGCTTCGACCGCACTCAGCCGCTGGGAGTACAGTCCAACGCCGGACCAGACGGGGACGAACTGGGTCATCGCTCCCATGATCGTCACACCGACGAAACCGGCGAGAAACAGATGGGTGTGAGCGATCCCCGAGAGTCCGATCGGGGTATCGACGGTCGCCGCAGCGAGTATCTGCCCGGCGAGTGCGACCAGCACCGCAAGGGCCACGTGATGGAGCGTGATCGCGACCGGCGGCCCCTTTTCAGTATCTACGTCCTGCGTGAGGGTACGCATACGTCCCCGTTGGACCGCTCGCATCCTGCCACATTTGCCGAACATGTTCGATAGCGTTCCACCAACCGCGTCGATGGGCAGCGATGGCACGGCGGCTTGCTATCGGGCCAGCGAAAATGGGGAAGGGAGCGATCCGATCAGGCTTCCTCGGGTTCGGGGGGTGCGTCGATATCGACCGCCGGCTCGTCAGTGTCGTCCTCGCCACGTTCGAGTAGCAGACCCGTGATTCCCGCGGCGAGAAGTCCAATGCCGGCCGCTCGCACCGCATCGAGATACCACGCTTTGGGCTCGAGTTCCTCGGGATTTTCGAAGCCACATAACGAGAGCCGTGTTGAAAGTTTCACCAGCTGTTTCGGCAGGAGGGCGGCGAGCAGTCCCTGCAGGGCGATCCATCCGTATCCAACGCGGCGGAGTATTCCGAGCATCGCGTTCGTTTGGACCCGGAAACCCCTCAACT is from Halorhabdus sp. BNX81 and encodes:
- a CDS encoding DUF2249 domain-containing protein → MNAEDPVAASEAPGGRSSIELDVRNLGPPKPLQKTLEATADLAEDEVLVQYNDRAPQHLYPKLDDRGLSHDTVETDDATVTVIWREG